A single window of Kineococcus rhizosphaerae DNA harbors:
- a CDS encoding APC family permease, whose amino-acid sequence MIHEPPGAPAVHTDAHGVQKSRLVKTLRRGDIVLFIVAAVISADSIAVLAAGGPEGLVWSAFIGVAFLVPSAFVFAETSSTYPEEGGPYQWVRRAFGKTWASVAVIMYWITNPIWLGGSLAFIAGSVWSEYVVTTSGAGDFVVKLVFVWVAILLAIVSLKRGKVLINIGAYAKLFVLLSLTVTALVHVAQHGTAGVDWSAATPTAAGFLAIVPVALFAFVGFEAPSAASEEMHDPQKDTPAAIARGAGITLLAYLAPVLAILLVTPADRTADAGVMQAIGQSYSVFGAASGPLLTITGLAFVYALMTQGSAWMIATDRMQAVAAGDGAFFTRALGEFSRRLGTPVRMNVLSGLVGTVFLVAATLLVHGTAASIFGVVLTQAVSTLLISYVVIVPAMIRLRLVDDVPRPYQVPGGRRGYTVLAVVVYAFILLGSIAAVVPGVLESLLGIDYDFLEEWGVSRTSFEVFTVGTLVVVIAAALVGRVVGGIAAATAPPVPEPETSSR is encoded by the coding sequence GTGATCCACGAACCACCCGGTGCGCCCGCAGTGCACACCGACGCCCACGGCGTCCAGAAGAGCCGTCTCGTCAAGACGCTGCGCCGCGGCGACATCGTCCTGTTCATCGTCGCCGCCGTCATCAGCGCGGACAGCATCGCCGTCCTCGCCGCCGGTGGTCCCGAGGGGCTGGTGTGGTCGGCCTTCATCGGCGTCGCGTTCCTCGTCCCCTCGGCGTTCGTCTTCGCCGAGACGTCCTCGACGTACCCGGAGGAGGGCGGGCCCTACCAGTGGGTCCGCCGTGCGTTCGGCAAGACCTGGGCATCGGTCGCGGTCATCATGTACTGGATCACCAACCCCATCTGGCTCGGCGGCTCCCTGGCGTTCATCGCCGGTTCGGTGTGGTCGGAGTACGTGGTCACCACGTCCGGCGCGGGCGACTTCGTCGTCAAGCTCGTGTTCGTGTGGGTCGCGATCCTGCTGGCCATCGTCAGCCTCAAGCGCGGCAAGGTGCTCATCAACATCGGCGCCTACGCCAAGCTGTTCGTCCTGCTGAGCCTCACCGTCACGGCGCTGGTCCACGTCGCCCAGCACGGGACCGCCGGGGTCGACTGGTCGGCGGCCACGCCCACCGCGGCCGGGTTCCTGGCCATCGTCCCCGTGGCGCTGTTCGCCTTCGTCGGCTTCGAGGCGCCCAGCGCGGCGTCGGAGGAGATGCACGACCCGCAGAAGGACACCCCCGCGGCCATCGCCCGGGGTGCCGGGATCACCCTGCTCGCCTACCTCGCCCCGGTGCTCGCGATCCTCCTGGTCACCCCCGCGGACCGGACCGCCGACGCCGGGGTCATGCAGGCGATCGGGCAGAGCTACTCCGTCTTCGGCGCCGCCTCCGGGCCGCTCCTGACGATCACCGGGCTCGCCTTCGTGTACGCCCTGATGACGCAGGGCAGCGCCTGGATGATCGCCACCGACCGCATGCAGGCGGTCGCCGCCGGGGACGGCGCCTTCTTCACCCGCGCGCTCGGGGAGTTCTCCCGCCGTCTCGGTACGCCCGTCCGGATGAACGTCCTGTCCGGTCTGGTCGGCACGGTCTTCCTCGTCGCAGCGACGCTGCTGGTGCACGGGACGGCCGCCAGCATCTTCGGCGTCGTCCTGACCCAGGCGGTCTCGACGCTGCTCATCAGCTACGTCGTCATCGTGCCCGCCATGATCCGGCTGCGGCTCGTCGACGACGTCCCGCGCCCCTACCAGGTCCCGGGCGGGCGCCGCGGCTACACCGTGCTCGCCGTCGTCGTCTACGCCTTCATCCTGCTCGGGTCGATCGCCGCCGTCGTGCCCGGCGTCCTGGAGAGCCTGCTCGGCATCGACTACGACTTCCTCGAGGAGTGGGGCGTCAGCCGCACCAGCTTCGAGGTGTTCACCGTCGGCACGCTCGTCGTGGTCATCGCCGCGGCCCTCGTCGGTCGCGTCGTCGGCGGGATCGCGGCCGCCACCGCGCCGCCTGTGCCCGAACCCGAGACGTCCAGCCGCTGA